From Gadus morhua chromosome 14, gadMor3.0, whole genome shotgun sequence:
CAGAATAATATAGACAGAATATCTATATTATTTTCTCCACCTTCCTCTCTGTTTTTTCCCCTCCCAGATGTGAGTTGCAGAGTAGCCGCTTGCACTAGGAATCAGTCCGAACTTATCCTGAAGAGCGTGAACCAGTCAAGAAATGGGATGGACCGTATGGTGGAGATACACCTATTACGACTTATGTGCTCTGACCTATTTTCAGAAGACCAATATCTGCAGATACTTTTCTTAAAGTAAGTTATGGACATTCACAATAAAACAAGATCATAAGAATCTTTTTTGTCTTCATATAAGAAACGATAAAACTATAAGACCCGACCCCAAGGTTTGGAGACACTGGTATTTGTATGTTCATTTGCTTTGCTGTGCTGTGCTACAGAGTAGAGCTACAATTAATCCACCTCATCATGAATATGATGAAGGAGCAGGGAAAGTACGTTCCGGGAGATATGCACCAATTGGACCTGAAGTACATGGCGTTCAACATCTTCCCCATTGGTGATAAAAACCTCAACCGCAATGAAACCATCACCGGCAATGAAAACCCCAACGACAATCTCATTGAGGTTTCTCAGGTACCGACGGATTAAGAATTGTGTACATAGATATGACATTCATTTGGACATACTTTGTTTAAACAGAACAATGTGATCACTTTTTAATACACTGTGTTTATAATAATGCAATAAATAATAAGGCAAGaatgattatgatgattatATTATGGTTATTACTGTGGTAAATTACTGGGTAATACTTTACAATAAAAGTACAAAAATCCCCTGGGGGTATCGGCCAGGTTATTAACAGAGGTTTAGGGTGAGGGTTGACTTCAACATATACGATatcaaataatgaataatttaaCACACAACATGAGCACCGTTAGCAAATTATCGACAGACAGTTTACTGTTAATTCTTCGCTAATTGTAAacagaggtgtcaaaagtattcacattcattactcaagtagaagtatagatactagcgtttaaaaatacttctgtagaagttgaagcatcaactcaagctttgtacttaagtaaaagtataaaagtactggtttcaaaactacttaaagtattaaagtaaaagtaatgcaaggggaaaaaaatgccattaaggacaaaagcgTAGGCCGTGCCACTGgggcctatagaattacaatcagctttttttgccaagtatgctcacacatacaaggaatttggtctctgcatttatcccatctgtgaattagtgacacacacagcacacctctatagcacactgccccacttccccccaaaaaacagTCACATTCATAcccattgaaaatgaacgcatattggtacaatgcaaatacattaaagaaccatatatgtgtactgaatgtagacgggctctggtcatgcgcaggtgccatgtatcgcgtataaaccaatagggtgtcaaaatggtatatgtttctattctcatccaaccaatcaaattcactctatCCGATGGCGCAAATTATCTGGATAGGTTTTTTTTTGAACGCCggcggaataaaaacaagccgaaattaaataggagtaacgaggccatttttaaaaagtaaggagtagaaagtacagataagtgcgtgaaaatgtaagaagtagaagtacaaagtaggctgaaaaataattactccagtaaagtatagatacccaaaatttctacttaagtaaggtaacgaagtatttgtacttagttacttgacacctctgaTTGTAAATGAATGCATATTTTTGCATTTACTAATGCTAGATGGTCAAATTATTGTtcccttattataaagtgttaccaataaCTGTATTTGAGGGAAACATTTATAGTGTGATATAAACACATTTTATGTGCAATAAAATGTAGTATGTAAATGTTGTATTATAGGGTTCATTGTATGGGGCTTTGGAGCAACAATCGTTGCAGTGTGTTTTGAATAAGCCTATGTGTTGATGAacctttatattattttgtgtgtctACGGTATGCTGGAACCAAATGTTACCCAATAGCCGGATAGTGATCCTTCAGTGTGGTTACCTGAAGACGCTCTGGGAAAAATCAAGGAAGATAGGAGGGTTGTCAATTTGGTGAACTACCAGTCGACACAACAGTTTGAAGTAGGTTTCATCTCTGGTTTCAAAGGTCATCCAGCTtttagttattgttttattaaccaAAATGTGTGATGTGTCAAAATGCTGTGTTTTTCATGTAGCTCCATCAAGAGGAGTTCGTTTCCATCGTGACCAGGATAGAGTTCCTAGGAATGCATTCGCTGTCAAACCTCAAAACCCCAATAGAAATGACCTTCGATATTCAAAGCAATGTAAGTTGCACGTACATTAATCGCAGTTGAAAtgatttcatttgattaaacTCTCAAATAAATAGTTTGAGCTTGCTTAACATAGCTATAAGGAACTCTTTATTCTGCTATGTTGATTGTTCCTTCATTTGAATGTGAATATAAGAGAAAAAACCGTTTAAATCGTTTTCCAAAACAGATTTCGCTGATGGATAAGGAGGTAAAATGTCATTATATGGAAGAAGAAGGTGGGTATCTATGTCCACTTTGACTGTAATAACAATAGAGGCCAGTGAATATATTTCTATCCTTATGTGTTTCCCATCTAGCAATAGGTATGTGTTTCTGTCTAGCTTGTGGGATTTGGAGAAGAGGATTTTGTTTTAATGCTTTGGGTTCTCAGCTTCAATATCCAATGGAATTTATTTCCTGTGTGTATTTCACATGACTAATGAGTGTTTTACGTTGTATCTCTTCAGGCTTCAATTGGAAAAAAGATGGCTGCAAAACTTCTCGGAATGATACTGTGGTCACTTGCAAGTGCAACCATACAACAGCCTTTTCTGTGCTCTTGGTGAAAACATTACAACATGAAGTTGCAATAGAGAAAAATATCCATTTTCATATGTTTACCCTCTCTGATTTGTGTAGATTTTGAGGTGAACCCGACATTAAAACGAATCTTGTgattattctttttttgttttttatctgaCGGACCAACAGGTTCCCCAACCTATTCCGCCAGAACATTGGGAAATTTTGTCCTACATCAGTTACATAGGCTGTGGCCTTTCTGCCTTTTTCTCCGCCCTATCCCTCATGATCTATGTCGTCACAAGGTAAGTTTGCATATCTTCATTATAAAAGATTCACGCAATGTTCAGAGCTTTTAAGACATGTCTAGGTGAGGCAAGACTAAACCACACCAAACATGCCTGATGACcttccccatcatcatcatatccATATTAGGCTACTTATGATCCTGGCTCTTATTTATTCACGTGTCAAACTATTGTCGATCACAAAAATGTCACAGAAGGATGAATGCCAATCTGTTAGGCAGGGCTTTCCCTCTTTATTTATCCAGACTATaattgaaaaacaaacaaacaaactaatcATTCAATGAATGGTTGACTGTTCATTGGGGATTAATGGTGACACGACTATGCCTTGGCAACCAAAAAAACACTGAAACCATCAaacagcacacaacacacagacaacatgaaTGGACAGCACCAAACACAGACCTATCTCCACTAGGAAACCGAGAGAGGAACCGTCTATCTTCATCCACGTGTCCCTGAGTGGGGCTTTGTTCCTGCTCAACTCCTCCTTCCTGCTGACCGAGTGGGGGGCGAGGTGGAACCCGGGCTGGGTGTGTGAGCTCATTGCGGCCCTCGTACACTACTCCCTGCTGGGCTCGTTCAGCTGGATGGCGGTCGAGGGTCTGCACCTATACCTGATGCTGATCAAGGTGTTCAACACCGAATACAAGCACTACCAGCTGAAGCTCTCTCTGTTTGGCTGGGGTGAGTATAGAACTGCGGAATAACCTCAAACGTCAGAAAGCAAAGGTGCTCTTTAGGTATGGTatgagagatggaaagagagagtgtgagtaaGGTTTTGAAGATAAATAATGAGGCGAATATGCCCTACGTTAAGGCCTTCAGAATTTTGGCATTCAAACACCTGTGAAGGAGACAGTCAAGATGCGAATGGACAGGCAGGGTGGATTGCTTGAAACAATCAGGGAAGCGATGCCCTGATCGGCCAGAAATTAGCCGGGAGCTTTCTATATAATTTGGGTTGACAATAATTCCAAAATGATAGCAATTAAAtcatacctacagcacctttaactaTAAATTAACATTTGATTATTTGGTTGATTTAATGGTTTTCATAACCAAATTTAATTCAtaaacctcctcctcttctgcatttttttgtgtgcgtgacATCAACTTGCACTCTCTCGCATTGGGAATTTTCAACCATAACTTGATATGTTTCTGTTCCCCCTTGTATTAAGCCTGCTGCAACACACAGAGTCTCCTCTCATCCACCCGGCCATAAACCTTAAATTCCCTGGAAGTAATCATACCCTCTGGCTCCCACAAGTCACCCCTGACCAGAGTGCCTTTGGAGCCCCTACCATGAGCATACGGATCAGAGATAACGGAGCTTACAGAAAATAGTCACTAAACTGAGTTCGTCTCTCCTAGGAATCCCTGCTGTCGTTGTTGGTGTAACGTGGAGTTTGAAGGATGTAAAACAGATGTATGGCTTGTCAACATTAACCATGCTTGACAGCAACCAAACCACTAGCATGTGAGTGCACGCACGGTGACAGAAGAGCACATAGAACAGAGGGCAAGCTAAGTGGTTTGCACTCTAAAAGCCAAATTCTGAATTGCATAATGTGACGTAATGACCCACGCTGTAGGACTTTACCTAAGAAGTACAGTTCAGCCTTTCATCTTCACATTTAAAACGGCagtgacccccctccccccatggaCTGGTCCAACTGGTCCCCTTTACCTCCTCATGTTCTGTTTCCACAGCTGCTGGATCACTGACATTACCTACCTCTATGCAACTAATGTGGTGTACTTCAGCCTGGTGTTCATCTTCAACTCTGGCATCCTGCTGATCGTGGCAGTTCGCGTCTGCTGCATGGTGACCACTCCGGCCAGGAAGGGGTTGGGATGTCGAACCGCCACCACTGTGGCGGGTATCACCTGCCTTCTCGGGGTCACATGGGGTCTCGCTTTCCTGGGCTCAGGATACGTCAACCTCCCCATCCTGTATCTCTTCTGCATTCTCAACTCAACACAAGGTCGGTATCCGACTTGGATGATTTATTTCAGTGAAAATGCCCTTGGTTTGATTGATCTTGTCTCTGAAGTGTTTTTGTATTTCGTTTTTAATccgtgtgcgtggttgtgtgtgtgtgtgtgtgtgtaccttgctCTAGGtgccttcatcttcttctggaTTCTTGGCTTAGCCAggattgagagaaagagagccttGGAGGCCAAGAACGCTTCGGTCTCTACCAATGATTCCAAAGTCACTAGTGTAAAGTGAACCTGAAATATATACCTTTATATACGATTTGTTATTCAAACAATAACCTTTTTGCAGAACCTGCAATTTTTCTATATATAGCTTTAATTTCTTTATCTTTGAACCatttaaacaaattattttattttttgtagtaTTTATAGGTATAATCTCATACCATTCCACATGAATAAAGTATAATGTTATCATTAAACATGAATAAAGTATAATTTCATCACTAAACATGAATAAAGTGTAATCTCACCACCGAACATGAATAAATAGTCAATAGTAATAGAAAACATTATTTGACAGTCTGACGACTTGTGTTAAATATTAGCTTTAGGTGAACCGACTCTATCGGATTCCGTAGACTAATTTTACAATATTCCCAGTACATCAAAAACAGGTGCTTTCCGTCTAAATTACTGCGTTGAACAGACAGCATCAGGATAAAAAGAAACACATGCTCCATGCTCTAATCGCATTCAAAAGACGGATGAATGGTTGCATGTAATCAGCCAAGGCACGGAACTGCCAAGGCTGGATGCTTGCTTCCATTGTATAGGGGCAACGGCCATGACCTTGACAGAGTTTAATCTTTTTCTTAGAGCAGACTCTAGTGATAATGAGGTTACTATGTATGACTGGGAACAACATCAGTATCAGCAAGCAATCCTCACAAATTAAACttacaaaaaaacatatattatataatattaaggTATTTGCATAATAATGAGGTATCTCCGATAATGAAAATACTTAAAATACACAAATCAACATCCATCAAAATGTACTTGTTACAATTTTTCGTTTTTATTCTGATTGGCCCCTGCAACAAACGAAAAGTCCTCTGAAGTAAGAGAACCACTTCCTCCTccgcttcttcttcttgggttTTGTGGCGACCGGCTCCGTACTCTCCAGTGGGAACAAACATCCTCTGGAAGGCTCCCACAGGAAGCCAGGAGAGCTGAGTCTTTCAGAGCCAGCAGCTcccaagagagaaagaaggcaTTATTTAGCTTGGCTCACAAATAGTGCACAGCTAAAAACCTAATGTAGAAGTACTCACTACATTACTACCAGTTACCCAATAAGAACACCCAAAGTAAGGCAAAGTATACTTCAGGCAAGGAGATTGGGATTTAGAATTTTTCATGAACAGAAATGTgcaggaaaaacaaacaaatgctaTTTGCACAAATGCAAAGTACAAATGCAGGGAAGGGATGAATGTTCACCTGTGGGGCTGATTCAAACTTCCTCAAAACGTTGCTCTTGAGCTGCAGCACCGGCCGCCTGGTGGTGCACAGTGGAAGTGCAGCGCAGGTATCCACGGCCACCCAAGGGGTGTTGTTCAGGATGCGAAGGGTGACTATGGTCAACTGGAGAAGGGTGCATAGTAAATGACCACATCAATAGAGGAACCTCATGCAATAACATGGTTCTTCACAAAAACATAATATGATAGGATCGGGAATTCTCGTCTCAAAACTCGCTGCATTGATTCCTCACAGGACGATGTAGGTTGTGATAAAAAACGAAGGACAATCTAGGGTTGTCATATTAGATGACCAACCTCATATAAAACATATAGCTTAGGTAAGATGAGATGGCTACTTTATTCATCTTACATGGACAAACACCCCCTGGAGGTCCATGTGGACTCAGCGCTTGGCCACCAGAACGGTCCAGAGGAGGCAGCTTGGGCACCAGCTGAACCCGGAGACCCTCCACCAGCTCAGATTCAGAGGCAGTTAGAAATTATAACTTCAACACTTGCTGTTTACCATTAAATGATAAGAATCAAATAATAATCTAGAAATATATCATGTAGAAATGAATCAAGACCTGTCCCTGCTGATTAGTAGACTCATCCTCTACAACCAGGTGGCGTtggaggggcagggaggagaaTGCACCTGCCTCCCTCAGAACACACCTCGGGTCCAGGGTCTGCTCCAGTCTGTCCGGCACACCCTGGACTACCGAGAGAGGACATTTACATTTGGTTAAGCGATGTTTAGGTGCTTTTATTGAGAATGACAAGTAAGGCTGGAAACAATCCAACATAGCTACAACATAGTGGGCTAAGGAATGAAAAGTCAAAGTTTTGGAGTACAAAAACTACAGTAGAgtacatttccacctgaaataattatccgTTGGTCATTATCAGTTGGTAGCCCTGTAGTTctatgagacacaaacaggTAGATATCTCGAGAACCCTTtgtacaat
This genomic window contains:
- the LOC115559290 gene encoding adhesion G-protein coupled receptor G2 isoform X1, translating into MQRLAREEPRFLLLQESKLSKTISFLIYFKGSTMSLSLVLLLLPGILSTEVCVNISNGVVEMKLLDLVVTDERDDKIFNCMYKDEPCYINCTNMLNGEQLFYKNSNACSPVSSNWNITANFTIGPNVSCRVAACTRNQSELILKSVNQSRNGMDRMVEIHLLRLMCSDLFSEDQYLQILFLKVELQLIHLIMNMMKEQGKYVPGDMHQLDLKYMAFNIFPIGDKNLNRNETITGNENPNDNLIEVSQPDSDPSVWLPEDALGKIKEDRRVVNLVNYQSTQQFELHQEEFVSIVTRIEFLGMHSLSNLKTPIEMTFDIQSNISLMDKEVKCHYMEEEGFNWKKDGCKTSRNDTVVTCKCNHTTAFSVLLVPQPIPPEHWEILSYISYIGCGLSAFFSALSLMIYVVTRKPREEPSIFIHVSLSGALFLLNSSFLLTEWGARWNPGWVCELIAALVHYSLLGSFSWMAVEGLHLYLMLIKVFNTEYKHYQLKLSLFGWGIPAVVVGVTWSLKDVKQMYGLSTLTMLDSNQTTSICWITDITYLYATNVVYFSLVFIFNSGILLIVAVRVCCMVTTPARKGLGCRTATTVAGITCLLGVTWGLAFLGSGYVNLPILYLFCILNSTQGAFIFFWILGLARIERKRALEAKNASVSTNDSKVTSVK
- the LOC115559290 gene encoding adhesion G-protein coupled receptor G2 isoform X2, whose protein sequence is MQRLAREEPRFLLLQESKLSKTISFLIYFKGSTMSLSLVLLLLPGILSTEVCVNISNGVVEMKLLDLVVTDERDDKIFNCMYKDEPCYINCTNMLNGEQLFYKNSNACSPVSSNWNITANFTIGPNVSCRVAACTRNQSELILKSVNQSRNGMDRMVEIHLLRLMCSDLFSEDQYLQILFLKVELQLIHLIMNMMKEQGKYVPGDMHQLDLKYMAFNIFPIGDKNLNRNETITGNENPNDNLIEVSQPDSDPSVWLPEDALGKIKEDRRVVNLVNYQSTQQFELHQEEFVSIVTRIEFLGMHSLSNLKTPIEMTFDIQSNISLMDKEVKCHYMEEEGFNWKKDGCKTSRNDTVVTCKCNHTTAFSVLLVPQPIPPEHWEILSYISYIGCGLSAFFSALSLMIYVVTRKPREEPSIFIHVSLSGALFLLNSSFLLTEWGARWNPGWVCELIAALVHYSLLGSFSWMAVEGLHLYLMLIKVFNTEYKHYQLKLSLFGWGIPAVVVGVTWSLKDVKQMYGLSTLTMLDSNQTTSILVFIFNSGILLIVAVRVCCMVTTPARKGLGCRTATTVAGITCLLGVTWGLAFLGSGYVNLPILYLFCILNSTQGAFIFFWILGLARIERKRALEAKNASVSTNDSKVTSVK
- the LOC115559290 gene encoding adhesion G-protein coupled receptor G2 isoform X3 gives rise to the protein MSLSLVLLLLPGILSTEVCVNISNGVVEMKLLDLVVTDERDDKIFNCMYKDEPCYINCTNMLNGEQLFYKNSNACSPVSSNWNITANFTIGPNVSCRVAACTRNQSELILKSVNQSRNGMDRMVEIHLLRLMCSDLFSEDQYLQILFLKVELQLIHLIMNMMKEQGKYVPGDMHQLDLKYMAFNIFPIGDKNLNRNETITGNENPNDNLIEVSQPDSDPSVWLPEDALGKIKEDRRVVNLVNYQSTQQFELHQEEFVSIVTRIEFLGMHSLSNLKTPIEMTFDIQSNISLMDKEVKCHYMEEEGFNWKKDGCKTSRNDTVVTCKCNHTTAFSVLLVPQPIPPEHWEILSYISYIGCGLSAFFSALSLMIYVVTRKPREEPSIFIHVSLSGALFLLNSSFLLTEWGARWNPGWVCELIAALVHYSLLGSFSWMAVEGLHLYLMLIKVFNTEYKHYQLKLSLFGWGIPAVVVGVTWSLKDVKQMYGLSTLTMLDSNQTTSICWITDITYLYATNVVYFSLVFIFNSGILLIVAVRVCCMVTTPARKGLGCRTATTVAGITCLLGVTWGLAFLGSGYVNLPILYLFCILNSTQGAFIFFWILGLARIERKRALEAKNASVSTNDSKVTSVK